Proteins encoded together in one Pseudomonas sp. ADAK13 window:
- a CDS encoding sigma-70 family RNA polymerase sigma factor, giving the protein MSPTPATTPTDLATLYQQQHRWLQQWLWRRLNCSQSAADLAQDTFLRLLAKNQPLEVLAPRSFLAKVAQSVLSNHFRRQKLEKAYMQALALLPEESAPSAETQWILLETLAALDEVLSRLALPVRQAFLWSQLDGLSHGEIAERLGASITTVKRYIVKAGAQCILLDSQR; this is encoded by the coding sequence ATGTCCCCGACTCCTGCGACAACTCCCACTGACCTGGCCACGCTTTACCAGCAGCAACACCGCTGGTTGCAGCAGTGGCTGTGGCGTCGCTTGAATTGCTCGCAGAGCGCCGCCGACCTGGCCCAGGACACCTTCCTGCGCTTGCTCGCCAAGAACCAGCCGCTTGAAGTCCTGGCGCCCCGCAGCTTTCTGGCCAAGGTCGCGCAGAGCGTGCTGTCCAATCACTTTCGCCGGCAAAAACTCGAAAAGGCCTATATGCAGGCCCTGGCCCTGTTGCCGGAAGAGTCGGCCCCCAGCGCCGAAACCCAGTGGATCCTCCTCGAAACCCTGGCTGCCCTCGACGAAGTACTCAGCCGCCTGGCGCTGCCGGTGCGCCAGGCATTCCTCTGGTCGCAACTCGATGGCCTGAGCCACGGCGAAATTGCCGAGCGCCTCGGCGCGAGCATCACCACGGTCAAGCGCTACATCGTCAAGGCCGGCGCCCAGTGCATCCTGCTGGACAGCCAGCGCTGA
- a CDS encoding DUF4174 domain-containing protein — MLIRSLTLATLMAFTGPLLAADDLNPLKQDLGKSRPLVVVELDSGNPTLATLKKQLDEPANKQSFEERNMVLYTVSFGSIGAEGEKFAKDAKDNKKLAPPETNALIRALKLGAGSGTKVILVGKDGEKKLEKTVPPDTLNLADFFSAIDQMPQAEKDLAAPAEPEPAAPAAAKPGAKAGKNAKHPAPQPALDD; from the coding sequence ATGCTCATCCGGTCGCTGACCCTGGCTACCTTGATGGCTTTTACGGGGCCGCTGCTGGCCGCGGATGATCTCAATCCGCTCAAGCAGGACCTGGGCAAGTCACGCCCGTTGGTGGTGGTGGAACTCGACTCCGGTAACCCGACGTTGGCCACCCTCAAGAAACAGCTGGACGAGCCTGCCAACAAGCAGTCCTTTGAAGAGCGCAACATGGTGCTCTACACCGTGTCCTTCGGCAGCATCGGTGCCGAGGGCGAGAAGTTCGCCAAGGACGCAAAGGACAACAAGAAGCTCGCGCCGCCTGAAACCAACGCGCTGATCCGCGCACTCAAGCTGGGTGCCGGCAGTGGCACCAAAGTGATTCTGGTGGGCAAGGACGGCGAGAAGAAACTCGAGAAGACCGTGCCGCCGGACACCCTCAACCTGGCGGATTTCTTCAGCGCGATTGACCAGATGCCCCAGGCGGAAAAGGACCTGGCTGCCCCGGCCGAGCCTGAACCCGCGGCCCCGGCGGCTGCCAAGCCTGGCGCCAAGGCCGGCAAGAACGCCAAGCATCCAGCGCCCCAACCGGCACTGGATGATTGA
- a CDS encoding glutathione S-transferase N-terminal domain-containing protein, translating into MYTLYGTQGTGSCIIEVALQRCGVEWRQVDACSWEHSAGSEALARINPLKQIPTLQLPDGSVLTESAAILIHLGLQFPASGLLPQKPAQVIRGLVYIAANCYSAIGIIDYPERWTDSAEAQQHEQLVSGTRRRLHGAWEVFADQFADQLFTPAQGLNALGIMAAAVSRWAGGREALQQSRPEFVRVLAQVDTDPGVAPVFARHWPR; encoded by the coding sequence GTGTACACCCTTTACGGAACCCAAGGCACCGGCTCGTGCATCATCGAAGTCGCCCTGCAGCGTTGCGGTGTTGAGTGGCGTCAGGTTGACGCCTGCTCCTGGGAGCACAGCGCGGGCAGCGAGGCCCTGGCGCGGATCAACCCGCTCAAGCAAATTCCTACCCTGCAACTGCCCGATGGCAGCGTGTTGACCGAAAGTGCGGCGATCCTGATTCACCTCGGTCTGCAATTTCCTGCCTCCGGCCTGCTGCCCCAGAAGCCTGCCCAAGTCATTCGTGGCCTGGTGTACATCGCGGCCAACTGTTATTCGGCGATCGGCATCATCGACTACCCGGAACGCTGGACCGACAGCGCCGAAGCGCAGCAGCATGAACAGCTGGTCAGCGGCACCCGTCGCCGCCTGCATGGGGCCTGGGAAGTGTTTGCCGATCAATTTGCCGATCAACTGTTCACCCCGGCGCAGGGGCTGAATGCACTGGGGATCATGGCTGCGGCGGTGTCGCGATGGGCGGGAGGGCGTGAGGCGCTACAACAATCGCGGCCTGAGTTCGTCCGGGTGCTGGCACAGGTGGATACCGACCCCGGCGTAGCGCCGGTGTTTGCCCGACACTGGCCGCGGTGA
- a CDS encoding AbrB/MazE/SpoVT family DNA-binding domain-containing protein, which translates to MHSKRVTIEDWDGDGAIRLPDEALQELGLDVGDTLYIVETYVGTQKGFVLSTTPKIADRMDELVEELSHKP; encoded by the coding sequence ATGCACAGTAAACGCGTCACGATCGAAGACTGGGACGGCGACGGCGCCATTCGCCTGCCAGACGAAGCCTTGCAGGAGTTGGGGCTGGATGTGGGCGACACGCTGTATATCGTCGAGACCTATGTGGGCACGCAGAAAGGCTTTGTGTTGTCGACCACACCGAAAATCGCCGACCGGATGGATGAGTTGGTGGAGGAGTTGAGCCACAAGCCCTGA
- a CDS encoding GNAT family N-acetyltransferase, which translates to MTEITLTGTTVELRPLQREHSAALVQAAADGQLWNLKVTNVPGPDTVDKYVDIALAGRDAGTMMPFVIVRRDTGEVVGSTRFWKVDRVNRKLEIGHTFISQSVQKSGVNTEAKLLLLTHAFEVMDCVRVQFTTDELNEKSRAAILRLGAVQEGIVRHERIMPDGRKRNSVRFSIIDPEWPQVKAGLLAKLAY; encoded by the coding sequence ATGACTGAAATCACCCTGACCGGCACCACGGTCGAACTCCGCCCCCTGCAACGCGAACATTCGGCCGCCCTGGTACAGGCCGCCGCCGACGGGCAATTGTGGAACCTGAAGGTGACCAATGTGCCGGGCCCCGACACGGTCGACAAGTACGTGGACATCGCCCTGGCCGGGCGTGACGCAGGCACCATGATGCCGTTTGTGATCGTGCGCCGTGACACCGGCGAGGTAGTGGGCAGCACCCGCTTCTGGAAGGTTGATCGGGTCAACCGCAAGCTGGAGATCGGCCACACGTTTATCAGCCAGTCGGTGCAGAAGTCCGGGGTCAACACCGAGGCCAAGCTATTGCTGCTGACCCACGCGTTTGAAGTCATGGACTGTGTGCGGGTGCAGTTCACCACCGATGAACTGAATGAGAAATCCCGGGCCGCGATCCTGCGCCTCGGTGCGGTACAGGAAGGGATCGTGCGCCACGAGCGCATCATGCCCGATGGCCGCAAGCGCAACTCGGTGCGCTTCAGCATCATTGATCCGGAATGGCCGCAGGTGAAGGCGGGTTTGCTGGCCAAGCTGGCTTACTGA